The Trueperaceae bacterium DNA segment CCTCCTGGGCCTCCGGGCGACCGGCGACCTGCGTTTCCTCGACGAAGTCGACCGGCTCATGCAGGAAGTGCGCGACAACCTCTACGACGGCTGGTGCGGCGGTGTGGACGACAGCATCTCCAAGGGCCGTTACGGCACGATGCGAGGCGAAGACGGCTTCCTGAACTTCCGCCGTCGCCACGACGAGGGCTCCGAGATCTACTGCCGTGACGTCGCCGACCTCGAAGAGGGCATGGTTCACAGCCACATCGCACTGGTGATGTACGCCTACCACATGAACCGCGACCTGGAGAGCCCCAGCGGCGTCGACTACGCCGAGCGCGCGGACTTCTGGCTCGACTACCTCCTCGACCACTTCGAGGCGAAGTGGCGCAAGCGCAGCGGCACCGAGTTCCCGGGCATGGACTTCATCGACGTCAAGTTCTGCCACACCTACAACGCCTTCCAGATGTACTACTACTTCGTCGGCAGAGTGCTGCAGGATCAGGGCGACTCCAGGGCCTCCGCCTACCTCGCCTACGGTCGTGAGATGACCGACCGGATGTTCGAGACCCCCTACATCCCCGACGAGCAGGGCAGCGGCTTCATGAACACCAGCACCCCCCTCGGTGAGGCAGTGGTCTGGTCGTTCGGCGCCCCCGGCGAGGACCTCGACCCGGGCGACGCCAGCCTCGAAGCCTGCCCGACCACCTACACCCGCTACATGGTCCCGTCGCTGATCCAACTGCACCTCGAAGGCGTCTACCGCTGGGACGACTCGATCCTCCGCAAGATCGCCACCGGCCTCGCCTACTTCGTCTTCGACACCGATGACATCTCCGATCGAGACGAGCCGTTCGCGGCCGGCGTGACCGGCGACGAGAAGGTCGAGGGCATCCTCCCCACCGAGTACCGCACCCGTTTCGACGAGAACGGTTACGCGATCAGCGCGCTCGCCAACATCATGCCGTGGAACGACACGGGCCGGATCGAAGACATCTCGATGCAGGTCTACGAGGGCGAGGAGGGCGATCTCGACAACCCTCACAGCGTCCACCTGCCTGCCAGCTTCCTGCTGAACAGCGTCATCGACAACTGAGTCCTCCTCGAGCATCGGAGAGCGCCGGGTCCGCGAGGGCCCGGCGCTCTCCGACTTTTTGAGGTCAGACGGCCGGCGTGCGAGACACGGCCGGCCGCCGACCGCTGTGACGGGGCAGAGAAGGGGCGGAGCCGGCCGGGTATATAAGGTGTCAACGACTGCCGGTGGCTCGAGGGCCGCCGATCGGACGGGGGATCCTAGTGTTCCAGTCGAAGGGGTGGGCGGCACTGAACCGCCTGGCGTTGTTCTCTCTCTGCCTGCTCGCGCTCGCATCGTGCGCGACGCCGAAGGAAGCCCCGCTCGTCGCCGGGGGAACGAGCGAGCAAGCGTTCCGGACCGCGAAGCTGGTCCCGCCGCCGGGATCGGACTACGCCCGGTTCGGGCACTCGGTAGCGACCGATGGCGAGACCGTCGTCGTAGGCGCCTGGGGCCATGAGGCGGAATCCGGGGCAGCCTACGTGTTCGAGGCGTCCCCCGAAGGGTGGCAGCGTACAGCGCTGCTGCGGCCCGATGACGCGGCCCAGGGGGCCAGGTTCGGTTACTCGCTGGATGTCGAAGGGAACACCATCGCCGTAGGGGCGATCTACGAAGCGAGTCGGGGGCACGACGCCGGCGCCGTCTACGTTTTCGAGCGCGCAGGCGGCCAGTGGCAGCGGACCGCCAAGCTGTTGCCGCCGGGGGAAGCGGAAGACGACCACTTCGGCAGATCGGTTTCGCTCGCCGGGGCACGCCTCGCGGTCGGAGCTCCCGGCGCCGGCAAGGTGCACACCTTCGTTCGAGCAGCCGACGGATGGCGAACGGAGGAGGTCATCGAGGGCGACTCGGAGACCCTCCGCTTCGGCACCTCACTGGCACTCGACGACACGACCCTGGCGATCGGCGCCTGGACGGAGGCCCCTGAGGCGAAGGGGCTGGTGGTCGTTCTCGAACGCACGGCCGACGGCTGGTCGGAGGTGCAGCGCCTGCGGGCCAGTGAAGGGGGCGACAGGTTCGGCTACTCGGTGGGCCTCGACGGCAACCTGCTCGCGGTGGGCGCGCCGGACGCGGAGGACGGCCCGATGGTCCGTCTCTTCGAGCGGGTCGACGGCGTCTGGCGCGAGAAGCAGGCCGCTTTGCCGCTAGCCCACTCGCCAGAGCTCGGTTACACCGTGGCGCTCTTCGAGAGTTCGTTGCTGGTCGGGGATCCCGGCTTCGCTGCCGCCGCGGATCACGCCGGACAGGTGGTCCTCGCCGGTGCCGGCGCCCCCGCTGCCCTCCTGCCCGGCCAGTTGCCGGAGGGCAGTTCCTTCGGAGTGTCGCTGGCGGCTGCTGGCCCGTTGATCGTGGTGGGAGCGACCGGCGACGGCTCGAGTGGCCAGGCGGCCGGGGCAGCCTACATCTTCTACTGACGCCGCAGGAGCCTAGCCGTCTCCCGACCCCGGGTCGTCCGATCCGGGGTCGCTCTCGTCTTCGGGCGCGGCCGGCTCGTCGAGCGGCTCCTCTGCCCCCGCCTCGGTCGGCTCGGCCGTTCCGGCGGCGGGAACTCCTGCCTCGGAAGGCTCCGCAGGCTGCGCCATCGCCTCCAACGTTGCCGCCAGGAGGAAGCTGGCGGGAAGATGAACGTTGTTGGGGTCGTCGGGATCCGGCTCGATCCGCTCGTAGACCTCGTGGCTGATCTTGGCGATCCGTCCGCTATCGTTCCACGGTCCGAGGTTCGCCAGGGCGCTGATCGCGTAGCTGTCTACATCGAACCTGTTGCGGTAATCGGTGCTGGGGATGCGCTCCACCGTCTCGTCACCGGTAACCCCGGCGGCGAAGGGGGCTGCCCGCGCCGAGATCTCCTCGGTATCGAAGACGAAGTGCGCCAACCCCCGAGCCAGCTTGCTCATGATCACGTCGTCCCAGCGGTAGAACCCCTCGAGCCGCAGCTGCACCAGTGCAGGCACCATGTAGCGGGCGTAGGTGGTGGGGCACGCTTCGAGGCTTGGATCGCCGGGATCGAGTTCGAGACCGGGTGCGGCGAAGGAGTAGACGACGGCTTCACCCAGCGGAGTTGAGGTGGGCATGAAACCGCCGCCGCGCCGCCGCGGGACGTAAGGGACCTCGAACATCTGGTTCGTCATCAGCCGGGCTTGGTCCAGGTACTCGTTGGCTCGGTCGCTCCCCTCGTCCTGGAGCCGCATGCCCATGTAGTAGTAGTAGAGGAGGAAGGTATTGAAAGTGTGGCAGAACTTCAGGTCGATGAAGTCCATCCGGGGGAACTCGCGGCCGCTCCGCTCACGCCACTTCGGTTCGAAGTGATTCAGCAGGTAGTCGAACCAGAAGTCTGCCCGCTCGCCGTAGTCGATCCCTTCCGGACTCTCCAGGTCCCGGTTCAGGTGGTAGGCGTACATCACCATGGCGATGTGGCCGTGGACGAGCGCCTCCTCGAGGTCGGTGATGTCACGGCAGTAGCCCTCGGCGTCGTCGTCGTGCCTGCGCCTGAAGTTCAGATAGCCATCCTCGCCGCGGAGGTCCGTGTAGGGGCCCTTCTCCCTGACCCGGTCGCGAACGTCTCCGCACCAGCCGTCCTCGAGCTGCTCCCTGACGATCTGCATGATCTCGTCGACCTCGTCCAGGAATTCGAGGTCGCCCGTGGCCCTCAGACCCAGGAGCAGCGAGTGGTTATGGGTGAACAGGGCGCGCCCGTAATGGTAGGCGTCGTCGCTCTTCGCCAGCTCCTCGATATCCATGATGCCGTCGTCGCTGTCGGCCGCGTCGTCCAGGCGTTCGTGCCAGATCCTCTGCTCCTCGGTCAGAACCTCTACGTCGAAGTCGGGATCGCCGCGCATGGGCAGCGTCCTCGGGTAACGGTAGACGAGGTTCTGGGGATCGTTCACGCGGGTCGTCGGGGTGACGTTCATGAGGTTGCCGGCGCTGACGGCTGGCAGTGGATCGCAGGCGGCCAGGGCGAGGGCCGCCAGCATGAAGAGGCAGTAGCGGAACCAGGAAACGCCGCGCCGGCGTCGAGCGCGGCGGGCGCGGGCGACTTCGATCGACTTTTCGTCCAGGTGCTCAGGCATCGGTGGGGATCAACCTCGCGGGGAGCTGTATGAGTAGCGTGGGTGTCTCGGTCTGGCGGTCTCACGAGGATGATAGGGCGGGTCGCCCATAATCCTGTGACCGTTGTGCCGCAGCGGAAATGACGCGTGCTACTGTTTTCCAGAGCGAAGTCTTCGTCGATCCTCGACCAACACGGGAGCCTCTCGGAATGTCACGAATCCTCCTCACAGGTGCGGCTGGTTTCATCGGCTATCACGTCACGGAAGAGCTGCTCAGGCGCGGCTACGACGTCGTAGGGGTCGACAACCTCAACCCGTACTACGACGTACGCCTCAAGGAGGCCAGGCTCGGCCGCCTGAAGGGGAGAGAGGGGTTCGAGTTCCGGCTGCTCGATCTGAGCGACCGGCCGGAGATGGAGCGGCTCTTCGAGACGGTGAGGCCCGAACGGGTGGTGCACCTGGCCGCTCAGGCCGGAGTCCGCTACTCGCTGACCGCTCCCCATGCCTACATCGACAGCAACCTCGTGGGCTTCCAGAACATCCTCGAGGGGTGCCGCAACACCTCCGTCGATCACCTCGTCTACGCCTCCTCGAGTTCGGTGTACGGCGCCAACGCCTCGCTTCCCTACTCGGTCTCCGACCGCGCCGACCACCCGGTGAGCCTCTACGCCGCCACGAAGCGAGCCAACGAGTTGATGGCTCACACCTACAGCCACCTCTTCCGACTGCCCACCACCGGTCTCAGGTTCTTCACCGTCTACGGACCGTGGGGGAGGCCCGACATGGCCCTCTTCCTGTTCACCAGCGCGATACTCGAGGGCCGGCCGATAGAGGTGTTCAACGAGGGGCGCATGAAACGCGACTTCACCTACATCGACGACGCGGTCGCGGGCGTCGTGAGCGCCCTCGAGCGGGTTGCCGCGCCCGACCCGAACTGGTCGGCAGCCGACCCGACGCCAGAGGCGAGCAACGCCCCCTACCGCCTCTACAACCTGGGGAGCGACCGGCCGGTCGAGCTGAGCGAGATGATCAGCCTGCTCGAGAGCGCTCTGGGCCGCGAGGCGAACAAGCACTACCGGCCGTTGCAGCCCGGGGACGT contains these protein-coding regions:
- a CDS encoding carboxypeptidase-like regulatory domain-containing protein; this translates as MSTSVWQDPANQRESVSKKNHLRRLSATLLAGVVALLLAACGSTPMGIQPTEAGNFVLRYTPADARVVVTEEGFESSSISTLSVTAQANEGVKRYQLAPGSYRVTVSRSGYLTFEDQFEIAEGEAEGQGAELNLQVELEVDPNPPSDPGSVIAPSSLSLRGDPNFSPSSLTPEQRLWYERLRAAMNNPDQTMDPVEMAESDDAYNYGRGLFTHNLSLLLGLRATGDLRFLDEVDRLMQEVRDNLYDGWCGGVDDSISKGRYGTMRGEDGFLNFRRRHDEGSEIYCRDVADLEEGMVHSHIALVMYAYHMNRDLESPSGVDYAERADFWLDYLLDHFEAKWRKRSGTEFPGMDFIDVKFCHTYNAFQMYYYFVGRVLQDQGDSRASAYLAYGREMTDRMFETPYIPDEQGSGFMNTSTPLGEAVVWSFGAPGEDLDPGDASLEACPTTYTRYMVPSLIQLHLEGVYRWDDSILRKIATGLAYFVFDTDDISDRDEPFAAGVTGDEKVEGILPTEYRTRFDENGYAISALANIMPWNDTGRIEDISMQVYEGEEGDLDNPHSVHLPASFLLNSVIDN
- a CDS encoding NAD-dependent epimerase; this encodes MSRILLTGAAGFIGYHVTEELLRRGYDVVGVDNLNPYYDVRLKEARLGRLKGREGFEFRLLDLSDRPEMERLFETVRPERVVHLAAQAGVRYSLTAPHAYIDSNLVGFQNILEGCRNTSVDHLVYASSSSVYGANASLPYSVSDRADHPVSLYAATKRANELMAHTYSHLFRLPTTGLRFFTVYGPWGRPDMALFLFTSAILEGRPIEVFNEGRMKRDFTYIDDAVAGVVSALERVAAPDPNWSAADPTPEASNAPYRLYNLGSDRPVELSEMISLLESALGREANKHYRPLQPGDVVATWADIEDSKRDLDYRPSTPMAEGIRRFVDWYQEHYAAIATAR